One segment of Paenibacillus rhizovicinus DNA contains the following:
- a CDS encoding MFS transporter, whose protein sequence is MKREKIWTRNYIVVCMSSFFMFLTFYILATAFPLYVKEGLHGDQQQMGLVITVYVIGGVLLRPFSGGWVDRYGQKKMAIVGMVVFLAACISYFGTKNGILLFLVARLIHGMAYALASTATSTVAASIIPASRQGEGMGYFSMFMSIGMVVGPAMGLFLWKDKNVNVLLLAICIIAAISLAFTIAMKVPERKRNAELQPAPEKKRKGFHWSDIVEPSALPISFVGFILSFSYSSLSGFMSSFTSEINESKVTSSFFVAFAVMIVAFRPMIGKVFDRYKEHYLYYPGIFLFSVGMLMLSQAHSGTMVLVDGVIMGIGYGALLPCLQALAMKLAPEHRRGSATGTFFLMFDLGYGIGSYIMGLIASYTDYRMMYVVAGIVPIASVVGYYLLHHRKQFKLAAAHKQHVKATA, encoded by the coding sequence TTGAAGAGAGAGAAAATATGGACGAGAAACTATATTGTCGTTTGCATGAGCAGTTTTTTCATGTTCCTCACCTTTTATATATTGGCAACGGCTTTTCCGTTGTATGTCAAAGAAGGGCTGCACGGCGACCAGCAGCAGATGGGACTGGTCATTACGGTGTACGTCATCGGCGGCGTTCTGCTCCGGCCGTTCTCGGGCGGTTGGGTGGATCGGTACGGGCAGAAGAAAATGGCCATCGTCGGCATGGTTGTTTTCCTGGCCGCCTGCATCAGTTATTTCGGCACGAAGAACGGTATACTCCTGTTTCTGGTCGCGCGGCTGATTCACGGCATGGCTTACGCGCTGGCCTCGACGGCCACGAGTACCGTTGCCGCATCGATCATTCCGGCATCGCGCCAGGGAGAAGGCATGGGTTACTTCAGCATGTTCATGAGCATCGGCATGGTCGTGGGGCCGGCGATGGGGTTATTCCTGTGGAAGGACAAGAACGTTAACGTCCTGCTGCTTGCGATCTGCATAATAGCGGCGATATCGCTTGCGTTCACGATTGCGATGAAGGTACCGGAGAGGAAACGGAACGCGGAGCTGCAGCCCGCTCCGGAGAAGAAACGCAAAGGGTTCCATTGGAGCGACATTGTCGAGCCTTCGGCGCTGCCCATATCGTTTGTCGGTTTCATCCTTTCCTTCTCTTATAGTTCGTTATCCGGGTTTATGTCATCCTTCACGTCGGAAATCAACGAGTCGAAAGTGACAAGCAGCTTTTTCGTCGCCTTTGCGGTCATGATCGTGGCTTTCCGCCCGATGATCGGCAAAGTGTTCGACCGCTATAAGGAGCATTACTTGTATTATCCGGGGATTTTCCTATTTTCGGTTGGCATGCTGATGCTCAGTCAGGCGCATTCGGGTACGATGGTGCTGGTGGACGGGGTCATTATGGGCATCGGCTACGGCGCTTTGCTCCCCTGTTTGCAGGCGCTGGCCATGAAGCTCGCTCCCGAGCACCGGAGAGGCAGCGCGACGGGTACGTTCTTCCTGATGTTCGACTTAGGTTACGGGATCGGCTCCTATATCATGGGACTCATCGCCTCTTATACCGATTACCGCATGATGTACGTCGTAGCGGGCATCGTTCCGATTGCGTCCGTAGTCGGCTACTACCTGCTGCACCACCGCAAGCAGTTTAAACTTGCCGCCGCGCATAAGCAGCATGTAAAGGCAACGGCATAA
- a CDS encoding pentapeptide repeat-containing protein has translation MNNQKLTNYLNGVFTPYDGVKSVTELKADLLSDLQERYRELKAEGKDDDTAFSMTISSIGDIEQTILEVANLSRSLERQVLINLSASNLAESDFAGVVAHKGQFKASALRGSDFKGADLTGSAFSSSDMREANFDRANLTDVSLTTNDLSNASFNRTILVRTSFNISGLDGANFANVQMTDVTLSKTDLRKTIFEDCFFNGVSFESSDLSGQRFDGQTFNNVKFDKSALTEASFKGASLRNVSFVPFFSLTNKYYRSIKTINFDGATMDKLTYASLKGMGANLAKVTVV, from the coding sequence ATGAATAATCAGAAATTGACGAACTATTTGAACGGCGTGTTCACTCCCTACGACGGCGTGAAGAGCGTTACGGAATTGAAAGCCGACCTGCTCTCCGATTTGCAAGAACGTTACCGTGAACTCAAAGCCGAAGGCAAAGACGACGATACCGCGTTCAGCATGACGATCTCGAGCATCGGCGACATCGAGCAGACGATTCTGGAAGTCGCCAACCTCTCCCGTTCGCTGGAGCGGCAGGTGCTGATCAACCTAAGCGCGAGCAACTTGGCGGAGAGCGACTTTGCGGGCGTCGTTGCGCACAAGGGTCAATTCAAGGCCAGCGCGCTGCGCGGCTCCGACTTCAAGGGGGCGGACTTGACCGGCAGCGCATTCTCGAGCAGCGACATGCGCGAAGCCAATTTCGACCGCGCCAATCTGACCGATGTCAGCTTAACTACCAATGATCTCTCGAATGCGAGCTTCAATCGAACGATCCTTGTACGCACCAGCTTCAACATCTCCGGGCTTGACGGAGCGAATTTCGCGAACGTACAGATGACCGACGTCACGCTGAGCAAAACCGACCTCAGAAAAACGATTTTCGAAGATTGCTTCTTTAACGGCGTGAGCTTCGAAAGTTCCGACCTGAGCGGGCAGCGGTTCGACGGGCAAACCTTCAACAACGTGAAGTTCGACAAGTCGGCGTTGACCGAAGCTTCGTTCAAGGGCGCGTCGCTCCGAAACGTGTCGTTCGTTCCGTTCTTCTCCTTGACGAATAAGTATTACCGCTCGATCAAAACGATCAACTTCGACGGCGCGACGATGGATAAACTGACGTATGCTTCGCTCAAGGGCATGGGAGCTAATTTGGCGAAAGTTACGGTTGTCTAA
- the ltrA gene encoding group II intron reverse transcriptase/maturase translates to MEEPRRDNPSREGRDRNGRKWYSLIDKIWAKPNLEEAFKEVKRNRGAAGIDRMTIQAFKSKLEHHLEVLQQTLKNKTYRSKPVRRVYIPKADGTQRPLGIPTVGDRVVQAAAKRILEPIFEAIFMDCSYGFRPNRSAHMALQKIRQDMEDGYRYVIDADLKSYFDTIPHDKLLARVKEQITDGSVLELLEKFLTAGIMDGGSFHLNEQGTPQGGVISPLLANIYLHPLDKVMTERGHRLTRYADDFVICCKTQRGAERVLESVTKLLEKEMGLTVHPEKTKIVNSKKETFTFLGHEFKRGKYMVPSAKAMAKFKERVKEITRRNQTVNVQKLVKRKLNPYLQGWGSYFGTGDVSSRFRELDSWIRRRLRAVQLRSWRKIRKLHREMRRRGWDSKEMPGLRMTVWRSSRSMYAQYAMPNKWFEEIGLSSLVEIQKVLHPQRG, encoded by the coding sequence ATGGAAGAACCAAGGCGAGACAATCCCTCACGTGAAGGAAGAGATCGAAACGGACGAAAATGGTACAGCCTCATCGACAAGATATGGGCAAAACCAAACCTGGAGGAAGCCTTCAAAGAGGTCAAACGCAACCGTGGTGCGGCAGGAATCGATCGAATGACCATCCAGGCATTCAAGTCGAAGTTGGAACACCATCTAGAAGTGCTTCAACAGACGCTAAAGAATAAAACTTATCGGTCAAAGCCGGTAAGACGCGTCTACATTCCAAAAGCAGACGGAACGCAAAGGCCCTTGGGCATTCCTACCGTGGGAGACCGAGTCGTGCAGGCCGCGGCAAAACGCATATTGGAACCGATCTTCGAAGCCATATTCATGGACTGCAGCTATGGATTCCGACCAAACAGAAGTGCACATATGGCGCTTCAGAAAATTCGTCAGGATATGGAAGATGGCTATCGGTACGTCATCGATGCCGATCTCAAATCGTACTTTGACACGATCCCACACGACAAGCTCCTTGCAAGGGTAAAGGAACAAATCACAGACGGGAGCGTACTCGAACTACTAGAAAAGTTCCTCACGGCCGGAATCATGGACGGCGGGAGTTTCCACCTTAACGAGCAAGGGACACCGCAAGGTGGCGTCATAAGTCCATTGCTGGCGAATATCTATCTCCATCCGCTAGACAAGGTGATGACAGAACGGGGTCACCGGTTAACGCGGTATGCAGACGACTTCGTCATCTGTTGCAAAACACAACGAGGTGCGGAGCGTGTATTGGAGTCCGTCACGAAACTGTTGGAGAAGGAAATGGGCCTTACGGTGCACCCGGAGAAAACGAAAATCGTCAACAGCAAGAAGGAGACATTTACGTTCCTTGGCCATGAATTTAAGCGAGGAAAGTATATGGTGCCATCTGCAAAAGCAATGGCGAAATTCAAAGAACGGGTAAAGGAAATAACAAGACGGAACCAAACGGTTAACGTGCAGAAATTGGTGAAGAGGAAACTGAATCCGTACCTTCAGGGATGGGGCAGTTACTTTGGAACCGGGGATGTGAGCAGCCGCTTCCGGGAACTCGATTCCTGGATAAGAAGACGGCTCCGCGCGGTGCAACTGCGAAGTTGGAGGAAGATAAGGAAGCTGCACCGAGAGATGCGAAGACGAGGATGGGACAGCAAGGAAATGCCAGGTCTTAGAATGACAGTCTGGCGTAGTTCTCGCTCTATGTATGCCCAGTATGCGATGCCCAACAAGTGGTTTGAAGAAATCGGTCTAAGTAGTCTGGTTGAAATTCAGAAAGTCCTTCATCCCCAAAGGGGATAA
- a CDS encoding PadR family transcriptional regulator: MSDNKITSDLLRGHTDTMILRLLSEADRYGYEIVKLIAERSGGEYELKEATMYSSVRRLETDGDIEWYWGDESQGGRRKYFRITEKGKEAYARNKSNWEYAQRVLENLL; this comes from the coding sequence ATGAGCGACAACAAAATCACATCCGACCTGCTTCGCGGACATACGGATACGATGATTCTGCGGCTCTTGTCCGAAGCGGATCGCTACGGATACGAAATTGTCAAGCTGATTGCCGAGCGTTCGGGCGGCGAATACGAATTGAAGGAAGCGACGATGTACTCCAGCGTCAGAAGGCTGGAGACGGACGGCGACATCGAGTGGTACTGGGGCGATGAATCCCAGGGCGGACGGCGGAAGTATTTCAGAATTACCGAGAAGGGCAAGGAAGCATACGCCCGCAACAAGAGCAATTGGGAGTATGCGCAGCGCGTGTTAGAAAACCTACTTTAG
- a CDS encoding LysR family transcriptional regulator, whose translation MEFLQLKYFQAVAKHEHMTMAAKELNVSQPSLSNSIHRLEKRLGIPLFERQGKGIRLNRFGKTYLRRVEQAFRELEEGEREVTDMAGLERGVVTVSVTLPYVLPTLLKEFLTYHPQVRIIQRQLGSAVEMKAELENAEIDFCISTTPVTGPDIEWLVLVEEELCLTVPKAHRFAGRGSISLSEAANEPFISLSSNSNFREITDAFCRQAGFEPHIAFELEEVSAVQTLVEMGLGITFTLPLSLGRRASSPETVQLQITEPRCKRTFGISWNRKHYLSEAAIHFRQFVIDFFSR comes from the coding sequence ATGGAATTTCTTCAGTTGAAATATTTTCAGGCCGTCGCCAAGCATGAGCATATGACCATGGCGGCCAAAGAGCTTAACGTCTCGCAGCCGTCGCTGAGCAATTCGATTCACCGCCTTGAGAAACGGCTTGGCATTCCGCTATTTGAGCGGCAAGGCAAGGGAATCCGGCTCAACCGGTTCGGTAAAACCTATCTTCGCCGCGTCGAGCAGGCTTTCCGGGAGCTGGAGGAAGGAGAACGCGAGGTGACGGACATGGCAGGCCTGGAGCGTGGCGTCGTAACGGTTTCCGTCACGCTTCCATATGTGCTGCCTACGCTGCTCAAGGAGTTCTTGACGTACCATCCGCAGGTGCGGATCATTCAGCGCCAGCTCGGTTCGGCCGTTGAAATGAAAGCGGAGCTTGAGAATGCCGAAATCGACTTCTGCATCTCCACGACTCCGGTTACGGGACCGGACATCGAATGGCTGGTGCTCGTCGAAGAAGAGTTATGCCTGACCGTACCCAAAGCCCACCGTTTTGCCGGACGGGGAAGCATCTCGCTGAGCGAGGCCGCCAACGAGCCGTTCATCAGTTTGTCCTCGAACTCCAACTTCCGCGAAATTACGGATGCCTTTTGCCGGCAGGCCGGGTTCGAACCGCATATCGCGTTTGAGCTGGAAGAAGTCAGCGCGGTCCAAACGCTTGTGGAAATGGGGCTCGGCATTACCTTTACCTTGCCGTTGTCGCTGGGACGCAGAGCCTCCAGTCCCGAGACGGTCCAGCTGCAAATTACCGAGCCGCGATGCAAGCGCACGTTCGGCATCTCCTGGAACCGCAAGCATTATTTATCCGAGGCGGCCATTCACTTCAGGCAGTTCGTCATCGATTTTTTCAGCCGTTAA
- a CDS encoding Gfo/Idh/MocA family protein — protein MPGGKLRVAVLGLHNHYHIYPMARYIAQGDIPDIEWAGVYDERTSQAEQFAQEYGLTVRYPTREALFADPNVDAVLVMSDTGAHGRDVLDCAKHGKHVLLDKPISITTDEAERMVQAADDANIVLMMAYLIRYLPPYIKARQLIEKGVIGKPLTMKISIRCPLYFITDSPDAKEPGWYVDPKRGGYGGFNDHGIHYTDIMRYLLGSEPATVFGRVAKLKHKELEVDDYGVCVVTMDGGEIVTIESTWHAPGWYAPMISQEECLIVGTEGEIHIHYQKSPQMEVSGSGIQGREYYDWQGDDRYEVCYRECLQDFVNVVRGSSPLSVSGRDGLQALRVIEGAYRSSETGRLVQLSEIGGRVAR, from the coding sequence ATGCCAGGCGGAAAACTCAGAGTGGCCGTTCTTGGGCTGCACAATCACTATCATATTTACCCGATGGCCCGTTACATCGCTCAGGGCGACATACCGGACATCGAATGGGCAGGCGTTTACGACGAGCGGACTTCGCAGGCGGAGCAATTCGCTCAGGAATACGGCCTGACGGTCCGCTATCCGACGAGGGAAGCGCTGTTCGCCGATCCGAACGTCGATGCGGTGCTCGTCATGAGCGACACGGGCGCGCATGGGCGAGACGTGCTGGACTGCGCGAAGCATGGCAAGCATGTTCTGCTCGACAAGCCGATTTCAATTACGACGGACGAGGCCGAGCGGATGGTGCAAGCGGCGGACGATGCGAACATCGTGCTGATGATGGCGTATCTGATTCGCTACTTGCCGCCTTACATCAAGGCGCGGCAATTGATCGAGAAGGGCGTAATCGGCAAGCCGCTGACGATGAAAATTTCGATTCGCTGCCCGCTCTATTTCATTACCGATTCGCCCGACGCGAAGGAGCCCGGCTGGTACGTCGATCCGAAACGAGGCGGCTACGGCGGGTTTAACGACCACGGCATTCATTACACGGACATTATGCGATACCTGCTCGGCAGCGAGCCGGCGACTGTCTTCGGCCGAGTCGCGAAGCTGAAGCACAAGGAGCTTGAAGTCGACGATTACGGCGTATGCGTCGTTACGATGGACGGCGGGGAAATCGTGACGATCGAAAGCACATGGCACGCACCGGGCTGGTACGCCCCGATGATCAGCCAGGAGGAATGCCTCATCGTCGGCACCGAAGGCGAGATCCACATCCATTATCAGAAGAGCCCGCAGATGGAAGTGTCCGGCAGCGGAATCCAAGGCAGGGAATATTACGATTGGCAGGGCGACGACCGTTATGAAGTGTGTTACCGCGAATGCTTGCAGGACTTCGTCAACGTGGTCCGGGGCAGCAGTCCGTTGTCCGTAAGCGGCCGGGACGGATTGCAAGCGCTGCGGGTAATCGAAGGCGCTTACCGCTCCTCCGAAACCGGACGCCTCGTTCAACTATCGGAAATCGGCGGGAGGGTCGCGCGATGA
- a CDS encoding LacI family DNA-binding transcriptional regulator — MSVTLKDIASKLNISATTVSRALKDDARISKEVRDKVKKLSLKMGYRPNLMAKSLVSNRTDTIGFLVDNLSWSFFSELAECVQNAAEKLGYSVFIYSSQKNWQQERAGVERFLSRGIDGLLVFATETKENLAYYDELGALGIPVLFFNHFNHMNVNCVTTDDYDGARKAMRHLLELGHRKIGYIGSKEDSSFKRQRLSAYSDMLGEAGVTKASDWIALEEDDPLYGYRVCQQWFKPGANDKPTAIFAQNDMLAFGAIRAVREAGLRVPEDISVVGFDDLDACACIHPPLTTVKIPLKRLAEAAVRFLSEQIGSSEKDEDVRLKTTISPNLVIRQSTAPVKG; from the coding sequence ATGTCGGTGACGCTCAAGGATATTGCTTCGAAATTGAATATTTCAGCAACAACGGTTTCCCGCGCGCTGAAGGACGATGCCCGTATTTCCAAGGAAGTACGGGATAAAGTGAAGAAGCTGTCGCTGAAAATGGGCTATCGTCCTAATCTGATGGCCAAGAGCCTGGTCAGCAACCGGACGGATACGATCGGGTTTCTCGTCGATAATTTATCGTGGTCGTTCTTCAGCGAACTTGCGGAATGCGTGCAAAATGCGGCAGAGAAGCTGGGCTATTCGGTGTTTATTTACAGCAGCCAGAAGAACTGGCAGCAGGAGAGGGCAGGCGTGGAGCGCTTCCTGTCACGCGGCATCGACGGCTTGCTCGTGTTCGCGACGGAGACGAAGGAAAATCTGGCCTATTATGACGAGCTTGGCGCGCTTGGCATCCCCGTCCTCTTCTTTAATCATTTTAACCATATGAACGTGAACTGCGTCACGACGGACGATTACGACGGTGCGCGCAAGGCGATGCGGCACTTGCTGGAATTGGGTCACCGAAAGATCGGCTACATCGGCTCCAAAGAGGACAGTTCCTTCAAACGCCAGCGTCTGAGCGCTTATTCGGACATGCTGGGCGAAGCGGGCGTAACGAAAGCTTCGGACTGGATCGCGCTGGAGGAAGACGATCCGTTGTATGGCTACCGCGTCTGTCAGCAGTGGTTTAAACCGGGAGCGAACGACAAGCCTACGGCGATCTTCGCCCAGAACGACATGCTTGCATTCGGCGCGATTCGCGCGGTCAGGGAAGCGGGCTTGCGCGTGCCCGAAGACATCTCCGTCGTCGGATTCGACGACCTTGACGCCTGCGCATGCATCCATCCGCCGCTTACGACGGTCAAGATCCCGCTTAAGCGATTGGCGGAAGCCGCGGTGCGCTTCTTGTCCGAACAGATCGGCAGCAGCGAGAAAGACGAAGACGTCCGGCTGAAGACGACGATTAGTCCGAATCTCGTCATCCGGCAGTCGACGGCTCCCGTGAAAGGCTAG
- a CDS encoding metallophosphoesterase has translation MTEIARTLVISDIHGCYQEFVELLELAEFDSRRDRLILLGDYVSRGPSSKEVVELVMSLVQEHGAIALQGNHDHRFVRVIENLASENEIEKFFKFGGFETLHSYGQHDMNAGPENLVEIRGYMERYSPHIQFLKGLPYYYEDDDYIYVHAGLNPRYRQLADQDVHDMLYIKEEFYMNQTNREKVVVFGHTLATDIHGVPEVWLGGDKIGIDGGCAFGYQLNGLALKMGKVSTSFAIRSKVGSIHS, from the coding sequence ATGACGGAGATCGCTCGAACATTAGTCATAAGCGATATACACGGTTGTTATCAAGAATTTGTAGAGCTTCTCGAGTTAGCCGAGTTCGACTCTCGCAGAGATCGACTGATCTTGCTTGGGGATTACGTAAGCAGAGGGCCTAGCAGCAAAGAAGTCGTAGAGCTGGTCATGTCTCTCGTTCAAGAGCACGGAGCGATCGCTTTGCAAGGGAATCACGACCATCGCTTCGTACGCGTGATTGAAAATCTGGCAAGCGAGAACGAGATCGAGAAGTTTTTTAAGTTTGGCGGATTCGAAACGTTGCATAGTTATGGCCAACACGATATGAATGCCGGTCCAGAGAATTTAGTCGAAATACGGGGTTATATGGAACGGTATTCGCCGCACATTCAGTTCTTGAAAGGACTTCCGTATTATTACGAGGATGATGACTATATCTACGTACATGCCGGTTTAAACCCTCGCTATCGTCAATTAGCGGATCAGGACGTTCACGATATGTTGTATATCAAAGAAGAATTTTATATGAACCAAACAAACAGGGAGAAGGTTGTCGTTTTCGGCCATACCCTTGCGACAGATATTCATGGCGTGCCGGAGGTTTGGCTTGGCGGCGACAAAATCGGCATAGACGGCGGGTGCGCTTTTGGATATCAGCTGAATGGCTTGGCGTTGAAAATGGGGAAAGTCAGTACATCATTCGCTATCCGATCGAAGGTTGGCAGTATTCATTCTTAA
- a CDS encoding Gfo/Idh/MocA family protein: MNQVRIGIIGAGRISHVMSTAHAQVPESKLHGVFDVVRASAEKLASKFNIPNVYDSYQDMLASDEIDAVLVCTPTFLHEQIVIDAANAGKHVFCQKPMALTLEQCERMNAAALENNIILQVGFMIRYTPPFVEVKERLDAGEIGDIIAIRSAVFGWEPSAEWFYDPDQGGGILIDTIIHTFDLYRWYAGEVTSIYADGGAYVFEGARKFGTADNIMCALKFENGAMGSIYGSWSSGYGDKTLEIYGTKGSFFIDLMEAQGGRAFIKKDREAEAPNPAEGWNNLGVLWKFGYQQEARQFTYSVLGKVPPQATGTDAVAAQRLALLADESIRTSKVVHI, from the coding sequence ATGAATCAAGTACGAATCGGCATTATCGGCGCGGGCAGAATTTCGCATGTCATGTCGACGGCGCATGCGCAGGTACCGGAGTCCAAGCTGCATGGCGTCTTCGACGTCGTCCGCGCTTCGGCCGAGAAGCTGGCAAGCAAATTCAATATCCCGAACGTGTACGACAGCTATCAAGACATGCTTGCTTCCGACGAGATCGATGCGGTGCTCGTCTGCACGCCGACGTTTCTGCATGAGCAGATCGTGATCGACGCTGCGAACGCGGGCAAACACGTCTTTTGCCAGAAGCCGATGGCGCTTACGCTGGAGCAGTGCGAACGGATGAACGCGGCGGCGCTGGAGAACAACATTATCCTGCAAGTCGGTTTCATGATCCGGTACACGCCTCCTTTCGTCGAAGTGAAGGAACGGCTCGACGCCGGAGAGATCGGCGATATTATCGCGATCCGCTCCGCCGTGTTCGGCTGGGAGCCGTCCGCGGAATGGTTCTACGATCCGGATCAAGGCGGCGGCATTCTGATCGATACGATCATCCATACGTTCGACCTGTACCGCTGGTACGCGGGAGAAGTAACGTCCATCTACGCCGACGGTGGAGCCTACGTATTCGAAGGCGCGCGCAAGTTTGGCACGGCGGACAATATCATGTGCGCGCTGAAATTCGAGAATGGCGCAATGGGCAGCATTTACGGCAGCTGGTCCAGCGGTTACGGCGACAAGACGCTCGAAATTTACGGCACGAAAGGCTCGTTCTTCATCGATCTGATGGAAGCGCAGGGCGGCCGGGCGTTTATCAAGAAAGACAGGGAAGCCGAGGCTCCGAATCCGGCCGAAGGCTGGAACAATCTCGGCGTCCTGTGGAAATTCGGCTACCAGCAGGAAGCGCGGCAGTTTACGTACAGCGTGCTCGGCAAAGTGCCGCCGCAAGCGACGGGAACCGACGCGGTCGCCGCGCAGCGGCTCGCCTTGCTGGCCGACGAATCCATTCGGACCTCCAAGGTCGTGCACATCTAA
- a CDS encoding ABC transporter permease, which produces METTTKNHFFNDLSVMLGRSMRHISRSMDTIVTVTIMPIAMMLLFVYVFGGAIETGTDNYVNYLLPGILLIAIASGVSYTAFRLFTDVQRGIFERFHTMPISRSTLLWGHVLTSLVSNAISVVVILLVALLMGFQSSAGILSWLAVAGILALFTLALTWVAAIAGLTAKSVDGASAFSYPIIFLPFISSAFVPTESMPKVVRVFAENQPVTSIVEAIRALLAGQPAGNDIWIALAWCVGIMLAAYFFAMRAYRKRV; this is translated from the coding sequence ATGGAGACGACGACAAAGAATCACTTCTTCAACGATTTGAGCGTCATGCTTGGACGTTCCATGCGTCATATTTCCCGCAGCATGGACACCATCGTTACGGTAACCATCATGCCAATCGCGATGATGCTGCTATTCGTCTATGTGTTCGGCGGGGCGATCGAAACCGGAACAGATAACTATGTCAACTACCTGTTGCCCGGCATCCTGCTTATCGCGATTGCGAGCGGCGTCTCCTATACGGCCTTCCGCCTGTTTACCGATGTGCAGCGGGGAATCTTCGAACGGTTCCATACGATGCCGATATCGCGTTCCACCTTGCTTTGGGGGCATGTGCTGACCTCGCTCGTCTCCAATGCGATTTCGGTGGTCGTCATCCTTCTTGTCGCCTTGCTTATGGGCTTTCAATCTTCGGCGGGGATCCTGTCATGGCTTGCGGTTGCCGGCATCCTTGCCTTGTTCACGCTTGCTCTGACCTGGGTCGCGGCGATTGCCGGACTGACCGCCAAATCGGTCGACGGCGCCAGCGCCTTCTCCTATCCGATCATCTTCCTGCCGTTTATCAGCTCCGCGTTCGTGCCGACCGAGTCGATGCCGAAAGTCGTTCGCGTCTTCGCGGAAAACCAGCCGGTGACCTCGATCGTAGAAGCCATCCGTGCGCTGCTGGCCGGCCAGCCGGCGGGCAATGATATCTGGATCGCGCTTGCATGGTGCGTTGGAATTATGCTGGCAGCCTACTTCTTTGCAATGAGAGCCTATAGAAAGAGAGTGTGA
- a CDS encoding ABC transporter ATP-binding protein: MPSKAIQVKGLHKSYKQLQVLKGVDFEIETGSVFALLGSNGAGKTTIVKVLTTLLQADKGTAAINGIDVASNPEKVRQVISLTGQFAAVDEILTGRENLVMIAKLRYLRNPRQVADDLLKRFGLTEAADRRVSTYSGGMRRRLDIALSLVGKPQIIFLDEPTTGLDPEARIEVWKIVKELAGSGTTVLLTTQYLEEAEQLADRIAILHEGRIIANGTLSELKKMFPSAQVEYVEKQPTLEEIFLAIVGKREAI; the protein is encoded by the coding sequence ATGCCGAGCAAGGCCATTCAAGTGAAAGGCTTGCACAAGTCCTACAAGCAGCTCCAAGTCTTAAAGGGCGTTGATTTCGAGATTGAAACCGGAAGTGTATTTGCCCTTCTTGGCTCCAACGGGGCTGGCAAGACAACGATTGTCAAGGTTCTCACCACGCTGCTTCAAGCAGACAAAGGAACCGCCGCGATCAACGGAATCGATGTAGCGTCAAATCCCGAGAAAGTGCGGCAGGTCATCAGTTTGACCGGTCAATTTGCCGCCGTGGACGAAATATTGACCGGACGGGAGAATCTGGTCATGATCGCCAAGCTGCGTTACCTCAGAAATCCGCGTCAGGTTGCGGATGACTTGCTGAAGCGCTTCGGCCTGACAGAGGCCGCTGACCGTAGGGTGTCCACATACTCGGGCGGTATGCGACGCCGGCTCGACATCGCCTTGAGCCTTGTGGGCAAACCGCAGATTATTTTCCTCGACGAGCCGACTACGGGCCTTGATCCCGAGGCGCGCATCGAGGTATGGAAGATTGTCAAAGAGCTTGCGGGCAGTGGCACGACGGTGCTCCTCACCACGCAGTATTTGGAGGAAGCGGAGCAGTTGGCCGATCGGATCGCGATTCTGCACGAGGGACGAATTATCGCGAACGGCACGCTTTCGGAGCTTAAGAAGATGTTCCCGTCCGCACAGGTAGAGTATGTGGAGAAGCAGCCGACTTTAGAGGAAATCTTCCTCGCAATCGTCGGCAAAAGGGAGGCTATATAA